From one Simplicispira suum genomic stretch:
- a CDS encoding efflux RND transporter periplasmic adaptor subunit, with translation MSRLPLQRRTLALLAVVLPLLALFIYVVLRSGPLAPVAVTVATAEQRSITPALFGIGTVEARTTYHVGPTVSGRVLRLSVEVGDRVTAGQVLGEMDAVDFDERLRAQAAAVQRAQAALKDAQARQQQAQTQATRYAELLAVRATSEEIATARQQDLASANAALAGSQAEVARLRAEQEALRTQRGQLRLRAPADALVTARLAEPGSTVVPGQAVVDLVDPNSLWVNVRFDQTSAAGLAAGLPAQVLLRSDVGAPLAARVLRVEPLADAVTEETLAKVVLASLPTPLPPLGTLAEVTIHLPELAAAPTIPNAALRRVDGKMGVWELGADGLRFAPLVLGQADLDGQVQVHSGLAEGARIVVYSEKELTARSNTHVVDRIVKGAP, from the coding sequence ATGAGCCGCCTTCCCCTGCAACGCCGCACCCTGGCCCTGCTGGCCGTCGTGCTGCCCCTGCTGGCCTTGTTCATCTATGTGGTGCTGCGCTCGGGGCCGCTCGCTCCGGTGGCCGTCACCGTGGCCACGGCCGAGCAGCGCTCCATCACCCCCGCCCTGTTCGGCATTGGCACGGTGGAGGCGCGCACCACCTACCACGTCGGTCCCACGGTGTCCGGCCGCGTGCTGCGCCTGTCGGTCGAAGTAGGCGACCGCGTCACGGCGGGCCAGGTGCTGGGCGAAATGGATGCCGTGGACTTTGACGAGCGCCTGCGCGCCCAGGCTGCCGCCGTACAGCGGGCCCAGGCCGCTCTGAAGGACGCGCAGGCCCGCCAGCAGCAGGCACAGACCCAGGCTACGCGCTACGCCGAGCTGCTGGCCGTGCGTGCCACCAGCGAAGAAATTGCCACCGCGCGCCAGCAGGACTTGGCCAGCGCCAACGCTGCTCTGGCGGGCAGCCAGGCCGAAGTGGCACGCCTGCGCGCCGAGCAGGAAGCCCTGCGCACGCAGCGCGGCCAGCTGCGCCTGCGCGCCCCGGCCGACGCGCTGGTGACAGCGCGCCTGGCCGAGCCCGGCAGCACCGTGGTGCCCGGACAGGCGGTAGTGGACCTGGTAGACCCGAACAGCCTGTGGGTCAATGTGCGCTTTGACCAGACCAGTGCGGCCGGCCTCGCCGCCGGTTTGCCCGCGCAGGTGCTGCTGCGCTCGGACGTTGGGGCGCCACTGGCCGCGCGCGTGCTGCGTGTCGAACCCCTGGCCGATGCCGTGACCGAAGAAACCCTGGCGAAGGTGGTGCTGGCCTCCCTGCCCACCCCCTTGCCGCCGCTGGGCACCCTGGCGGAAGTCACCATTCACCTGCCCGAACTCGCCGCTGCACCCACCATCCCCAATGCCGCCCTGCGGCGCGTGGACGGAAAGATGGGCGTTTGGGAGTTGGGCGCCGACGGCCTGCGCTTTGCCCCCCTGGTACTGGGCCAGGCTGATCTGGACGGCCAGGTGCAGGTGCACAGCGGCCTTGCAGAAGGCGCGCGCATCGTCGTCTACAGCGAGAAGGAACTGACCGCCCGCAGCAACACCCATGTGGTGGACCGCATCGTCAAGGGGGCGCCGTGA
- the cyoE gene encoding heme o synthase, giving the protein MHTDTLHPARSLAVQRTRDVISLFKLRIGSLIMVTALVGMVVTPGPAPSWIEVLVLALSVLVASASAGAFNQYVEHQSDQLMARTRRRAFVTGALPHHPAWLVLMGAMLAAAVAAAWLVLNGAAAVYVFLGAFFYAFVYTVWLKRRSPMNIVIGGLAGSFAVLAGAAAVDPALGPLPMLLALVLFLWTPPHFWALAIANRADYAQAGVPMLPVVVGNERAARIVFGSTVALLVASLLPAFWGAGPVYLVGALGGGLHFVHKAWVLSREVTRQHAMSAFFASLVQLSTLLVAACVDGLVR; this is encoded by the coding sequence ATGCACACCGACACGCTCCACCCTGCGCGCAGCCTGGCTGTGCAGCGCACGCGCGACGTCATCTCGCTGTTCAAGCTGCGTATTGGTTCGCTCATCATGGTCACTGCATTGGTGGGCATGGTGGTGACACCTGGGCCGGCACCCAGCTGGATCGAGGTACTGGTGCTGGCGCTGTCGGTGCTGGTGGCTTCGGCCAGCGCGGGAGCCTTCAACCAGTATGTTGAACACCAGAGCGACCAGCTGATGGCGCGCACGCGGCGGCGCGCCTTTGTTACTGGTGCACTGCCGCACCACCCGGCCTGGCTGGTGCTGATGGGGGCCATGCTTGCGGCTGCCGTCGCGGCAGCGTGGCTGGTGCTCAACGGTGCGGCAGCGGTGTATGTGTTCCTGGGCGCATTCTTCTACGCCTTTGTGTACACCGTGTGGCTCAAGCGCCGCAGTCCTATGAACATCGTCATCGGCGGTCTGGCCGGCAGCTTCGCAGTTCTGGCAGGCGCGGCCGCAGTCGATCCGGCGCTCGGGCCGTTGCCCATGCTGCTTGCCTTGGTGCTCTTCCTGTGGACGCCACCGCACTTCTGGGCCCTGGCCATTGCCAACCGCGCCGACTATGCGCAGGCAGGCGTGCCCATGCTTCCAGTCGTGGTGGGCAACGAGCGTGCCGCGCGCATCGTCTTCGGAAGTACCGTGGCATTGCTGGTGGCTTCGTTGTTGCCGGCATTCTGGGGTGCGGGCCCGGTGTATCTCGTCGGCGCCTTGGGGGGCGGCCTGCATTTCGTGCACAAGGCCTGGGTGCTGTCGCGCGAAGTGACCCGCCAGCACGCTATGTCGGCCTTTTTTGCCTCCTTGGTACAACTGAGCACCCTGTTGGTGGCGGCTTGCGTGGACGGCTTGGTCCGCTAA
- a CDS encoding cytochrome b N-terminal domain-containing protein: MAVLTRRAPAPAPPRIATRWWRALEHGFDALVGAGGNPLKQLGALAFLLLWLLVVSGAVLYAVLDTSASGAYQSIEMLSREPRRWGSLLRGLHRYAADAMVLVVLAHVVREWMLGRFRSFRAASWLTGVPLLLLLFVSAIGGFWLNWDRLGQFSATATAEWLDALPGLASPLARNFLGGTQLNDRLFSLFVFVHVGVPLMLVFGLWFHVQRLSRAQVFPARALAIGTGVTLLMLAALLPVRSQGPADLATVPAVLNYDWLLLFIHPLTAATSAAIVWGLLGLSVALLLALPWLGVRRVRAQPVAPGAATANPAEVGAAPPATSHTHWRPTALTQFVAEVDPDHCSGCRRCVEDCPYAAITMVPHPSGRVGMELAQVRSDLCASCGICVGSCPSSTPFRSAEVLHTGIDMPQWPIDDLRRQMLSGLAALPGPRRYVVFGCAEGADLGALSGSDVLTLPLVCTGLLPPSFIEYALRAGADGVLVASCREGGCAFRLGERWTRERLQGVREPRLRASVPAERWSLVAVDPGDEAVLTTSFQALRSRTAKSFEHPESTA, encoded by the coding sequence GTGGCTGTCTTGACCCGCCGGGCTCCCGCACCTGCGCCGCCGCGAATTGCAACGCGTTGGTGGCGCGCGCTCGAACATGGTTTCGACGCGTTGGTCGGTGCGGGCGGCAATCCACTCAAGCAGCTGGGGGCTTTGGCTTTTCTGCTTTTGTGGCTGTTGGTTGTCAGTGGCGCCGTGCTGTACGCGGTGCTCGATACCTCGGCCAGCGGCGCCTACCAATCCATTGAAATGCTCTCGCGTGAGCCGCGGCGCTGGGGCAGTTTGCTTCGTGGATTGCACCGCTACGCCGCAGACGCCATGGTATTGGTGGTACTTGCCCATGTCGTGCGCGAATGGATGCTGGGGCGTTTTCGCAGTTTTCGCGCCGCATCGTGGCTGACGGGGGTGCCCTTGCTGTTGCTGTTGTTCGTCAGTGCCATCGGCGGTTTTTGGCTCAACTGGGATCGTCTGGGGCAATTTTCTGCCACCGCGACCGCCGAATGGCTCGATGCGCTGCCCGGCCTTGCCTCGCCCTTGGCACGCAATTTTCTGGGCGGCACGCAATTGAATGATCGCCTGTTTTCCTTGTTCGTATTTGTGCACGTGGGGGTCCCGCTGATGCTGGTGTTTGGTCTGTGGTTCCATGTCCAGCGACTGAGCCGTGCCCAAGTGTTTCCCGCGCGCGCGCTGGCAATCGGTACCGGCGTGACTTTGCTGATGCTCGCCGCGCTCTTGCCGGTGCGCAGTCAGGGACCGGCCGATCTGGCCACAGTTCCCGCAGTCCTGAACTACGACTGGCTGCTTTTGTTCATCCATCCCCTGACCGCCGCGACTTCCGCAGCGATCGTGTGGGGCCTGCTTGGGCTCTCTGTTGCACTGCTGCTGGCCCTGCCCTGGCTTGGCGTGCGGCGTGTTCGCGCGCAGCCGGTGGCGCCGGGCGCTGCCACGGCCAATCCGGCTGAAGTTGGAGCGGCCCCGCCTGCCACTTCGCACACGCACTGGCGACCGACCGCGTTGACACAGTTTGTGGCCGAGGTGGACCCGGACCATTGCAGTGGTTGTCGCCGCTGCGTGGAAGATTGCCCCTATGCTGCCATCACCATGGTGCCGCACCCCAGCGGCCGCGTTGGCATGGAGCTGGCGCAGGTACGAAGTGACCTGTGTGCGAGCTGCGGCATCTGTGTGGGCTCCTGTCCCTCGTCCACTCCGTTTCGCAGCGCTGAGGTGCTGCATACCGGCATCGACATGCCTCAGTGGCCCATTGACGACCTGCGCCGGCAGATGCTAAGCGGCCTGGCCGCGCTCCCCGGACCCCGTCGCTACGTGGTGTTCGGCTGTGCCGAGGGGGCGGACCTGGGCGCACTGTCTGGGAGCGATGTGCTCACCTTGCCACTGGTGTGCACCGGGCTGTTGCCGCCGTCTTTTATTGAATACGCGTTGCGCGCCGGTGCCGATGGTGTGCTGGTTGCAAGCTGCCGCGAGGGAGGCTGCGCCTTCCGTCTGGGCGAGCGCTGGACGCGCGAGCGCCTGCAGGGCGTGCGGGAGCCGCGGCTGCGCGCCAGCGTACCGGCAGAACGCTGGTCATTGGTGGCCGTCGACCCCGGCGACGAAGCGGTCTTGACCACCTCCTTTCAAGCTCTGCGTTCGCGTACGGCAAAATCTTTTGAACATCCGGAGTCCACTGCATGA
- a CDS encoding acyl-CoA dehydrogenase family protein, translating into MDFAPSARAQELLLRMDAFVQRYLLPHNAAWHAAAQAGSYPPPFLADLKALAREEGLWNLFLPTLREDEPGTRLSNLDYAPLAECMGRLPWAAEVFNCNAPDTGNIELLHRFASAEQRGEWLEPLLDGRIRSAFAMSEPDVASSDPTNLQTTVRRDGTELELSGRKWFITGAAHPDCRLLIVMCRNAGEDPEPGSIHQRHSMVLVPLEAPGVQVLRNIPVLHHHAPEGHCEILLQGVRVPESSLLGEWGAGFAMAQARLGPGRVHHCMRSIGQCELALQLAAERTLERQMFGRYESDFSNVQDWLAESRIEIDQARLLVLRTAWLLDQGSAADAAGTRAQVAAIKVVAARLQTRVVNRAMQVFGAMGLSPDTPLAQFWSWGRALHLMDGPDEVHLRSVARHELAQARGRMGQSSAWFTTPEQMRAPPRVR; encoded by the coding sequence ATGGACTTCGCCCCTTCAGCCCGAGCGCAGGAACTGCTGCTGCGCATGGATGCCTTCGTACAGCGCTATCTTCTGCCGCACAACGCTGCGTGGCATGCGGCGGCGCAGGCAGGCAGCTATCCACCGCCGTTTCTCGCTGATCTGAAGGCCCTGGCGCGCGAGGAAGGCCTGTGGAACCTGTTCTTGCCCACCCTGCGCGAGGATGAGCCGGGAACCCGTCTTTCCAACCTGGACTACGCACCGCTGGCCGAGTGCATGGGGCGCCTGCCCTGGGCGGCCGAGGTCTTCAATTGCAACGCTCCCGACACCGGAAACATCGAGTTGCTGCATCGCTTCGCGTCGGCGGAGCAGCGCGGCGAATGGCTCGAACCATTGCTGGACGGGCGCATCCGCTCGGCCTTTGCCATGAGCGAACCCGATGTGGCCTCGTCGGACCCGACGAATCTGCAGACCACCGTGCGGCGCGACGGCACCGAGCTGGAACTGAGTGGCAGAAAATGGTTCATCACCGGCGCGGCGCACCCCGATTGCCGGCTGCTGATCGTGATGTGCCGAAACGCAGGCGAAGATCCGGAGCCCGGCAGCATCCACCAGCGCCACAGCATGGTGCTGGTGCCGCTGGAGGCACCGGGTGTGCAGGTGCTGCGCAACATTCCCGTGCTGCATCACCACGCCCCCGAAGGCCACTGCGAAATCCTGCTGCAAGGCGTGCGTGTGCCCGAGAGCTCCTTGCTGGGCGAATGGGGCGCGGGCTTTGCGATGGCGCAAGCCCGGCTCGGGCCGGGCCGCGTGCACCACTGCATGCGCAGCATCGGCCAGTGCGAACTGGCGTTGCAATTGGCGGCCGAGCGCACGCTGGAGCGCCAGATGTTTGGCCGCTACGAGTCGGATTTTTCCAACGTGCAGGACTGGCTGGCCGAGTCGCGCATCGAGATTGACCAGGCGCGTTTGCTGGTGCTGCGCACCGCCTGGCTGCTGGATCAGGGGAGCGCTGCAGACGCGGCGGGAACGCGCGCCCAGGTGGCAGCCATCAAGGTGGTGGCTGCACGCCTGCAGACGCGTGTGGTGAACCGGGCCATGCAGGTGTTTGGTGCCATGGGACTGTCCCCCGACACGCCGCTGGCCCAGTTCTGGAGCTGGGGCCGCGCCCTGCATCTGATGGACGGGCCGGACGAGGTGCACCTGCGCAGCGTGGCGCGGCATGAACTGGCCCAGGCGCGGGGCCGCATGGGCCAGAGCAGCGCCTGGTTCACGACGCCTGAGCAAATGCGGGCGCCCCCACGGGTACGCTAG
- a CDS encoding GGDEF domain-containing protein: MVRNVNRSAWAQRLLGVDHHMRIRVAMTAVSALLSAVCGGLVMLLAYAGFARVDLSLIWISTLVLFNLAVLVCIRTGWTLSLDDPALTQLQIRYAILSNAAGYALLGEARGITPVILSLVLMFGIFNLSARQMLANLLLSLLCFGIATVVVFWMDAPGHNAVLELAYGVMIVLVLGGSTFVGLRIQHVRQRLKRQKHALAAALARIHHLAAHDDLTGLVNRRRMTELLAVERERCDRSGRPLVLALLDLDLFKRVNDQHGHAVGDAVLCAFAQSAVKNLRSTDVLARWGGEEFLLLLPETDAAGAALLLERLRAEVATLQVPCPAGHVAVTVSAGLAESLPGQSVEQVVECTDEALYQAKAQGRNRVVRHPQRTPAARSTLQPQAQN, translated from the coding sequence ATGGTCCGTAACGTGAACCGCAGCGCCTGGGCGCAGCGGCTCCTCGGCGTCGATCACCACATGCGCATCCGTGTTGCCATGACGGCGGTGTCGGCGCTGCTTTCCGCAGTGTGCGGCGGGCTCGTCATGCTGTTGGCCTACGCCGGTTTTGCGCGTGTGGATCTGAGCCTCATCTGGATCAGCACGCTCGTGCTGTTCAACCTCGCGGTGCTGGTGTGCATCCGTACCGGCTGGACCCTAAGCCTGGACGATCCAGCGCTGACCCAACTGCAGATTCGCTACGCCATCCTGAGCAACGCGGCGGGTTATGCCTTGCTGGGCGAAGCGCGCGGAATCACGCCGGTCATTCTCTCGCTGGTGTTGATGTTTGGCATCTTCAACCTGAGCGCGCGCCAGATGCTGGCCAACCTGCTGCTGTCGCTGCTGTGCTTCGGCATCGCGACGGTGGTGGTCTTCTGGATGGATGCCCCTGGACACAACGCGGTGCTGGAGCTGGCCTACGGCGTGATGATCGTTCTTGTGCTCGGCGGAAGCACCTTTGTCGGTCTGCGCATTCAGCATGTGCGCCAGCGGCTCAAGCGGCAAAAGCACGCACTGGCTGCGGCACTGGCGCGCATCCATCATCTGGCCGCGCACGACGACCTGACCGGCCTGGTCAACCGGCGCCGCATGACCGAACTGCTGGCGGTGGAACGTGAGCGCTGCGACCGCAGTGGGCGCCCGCTGGTGCTGGCGCTGCTGGATCTGGATCTTTTCAAACGGGTCAATGACCAACACGGCCATGCGGTGGGCGACGCGGTGCTGTGTGCGTTTGCCCAAAGCGCCGTCAAAAATCTGCGCAGTACCGACGTGCTCGCGCGCTGGGGCGGCGAGGAGTTTTTGTTGCTCCTGCCTGAGACCGACGCTGCGGGTGCGGCATTGCTGCTTGAGCGCTTGCGCGCCGAGGTGGCCACGCTGCAGGTTCCCTGCCCTGCCGGTCACGTGGCAGTGACGGTATCGGCAGGCTTGGCCGAGAGTCTGCCGGGCCAGTCGGTGGAGCAAGTGGTCGAGTGCACGGACGAGGCGCTTTACCAGGCCAAGGCACAAGGACGCAACCGTGTGGTGCGCCACCCGCAGCGCACACCGGCTGCACGATCCACGCTGCAGCCGCAAGCTCAAAACTGA
- a CDS encoding cbb3-type cytochrome c oxidase subunit I, with protein sequence MAATSAALASGNATTYRTCPRSGLQFERNAERLMIFNAVTAVVALLVGGILAIGVVLTRWPAVHWLAADTFYLVLTAHGINMLIFWMIFFEVAVLYFCASTLLRCRIATPKMAWLAYALMLVGAVMNNIDVFRGGSSVMMTSYVPMMATPWFYLGLILFAVGALIACFVFFGTLVVAKRDKTYQGSVPLVTFGAIVAAIIAVFTIVSGAIILIPTYLLALGLISHVDPLIYRTIWWAFGHSSQQINVAAHISIWYLVAAVAFGAKPMSERVSRGAFLLYILFLQLASAHHLLADPGVSTEWKVVNTSYFMYFAVLASMIHGLTVPGAMEVAQRAKGYNKGLFEWLRKAPWGNPTFSGVFISIVGFGFLGGISGVMMGTEQLNLIIHNTIYVPGHFHATVVVGTTLTFMALTYFLIPVLFKRETISPGLAKIQPYLFGFSMYFFCLVMMGAGTLGVSRRHWDMAFSGAALAYEWPGAAYLMMGLVGIGGLAAIAGGGLYIYITVGSLLWGKKLDQGAVSPRFTPIPPTARTAAAQTYGSAGLVAPGSFVLAMVFLLAFVLYYFINWKYLAQLWGMS encoded by the coding sequence ATGGCCGCAACTTCTGCTGCGCTTGCCTCAGGCAACGCCACCACCTACCGTACCTGCCCGCGTTCGGGCCTGCAGTTCGAACGCAATGCCGAACGCCTGATGATCTTCAACGCGGTGACTGCTGTCGTCGCGCTGCTGGTGGGCGGCATCCTCGCCATTGGCGTGGTGCTGACACGCTGGCCCGCCGTTCACTGGCTGGCCGCAGACACTTTCTACTTGGTGCTCACCGCGCACGGCATCAATATGCTCATCTTCTGGATGATTTTCTTTGAAGTCGCAGTGCTGTACTTCTGTGCGTCGACGCTGCTGCGCTGTCGGATTGCCACGCCCAAGATGGCTTGGTTGGCCTACGCGCTGATGCTGGTCGGCGCCGTGATGAACAACATCGATGTGTTCCGCGGCGGCTCTAGCGTGATGATGACGTCCTACGTGCCGATGATGGCCACGCCCTGGTTCTACCTGGGCTTGATCCTTTTTGCTGTCGGCGCGTTGATCGCTTGCTTCGTCTTCTTTGGAACGCTGGTGGTTGCCAAGCGCGACAAGACCTACCAAGGCTCGGTTCCGCTGGTGACATTCGGCGCTATCGTGGCGGCCATCATTGCGGTGTTCACCATCGTCTCGGGAGCGATCATCCTGATCCCAACGTATTTGCTGGCTCTCGGTCTCATCAGTCACGTCGATCCGCTGATCTACCGGACCATTTGGTGGGCCTTTGGTCACTCGTCGCAGCAGATCAACGTGGCGGCGCACATTTCCATCTGGTATCTGGTGGCTGCAGTCGCCTTTGGCGCCAAGCCGATGTCCGAGCGCGTCAGTCGCGGCGCCTTCCTGCTCTACATCCTGTTTCTCCAGCTTGCCAGTGCGCACCACCTGTTGGCCGACCCTGGCGTCAGTACCGAGTGGAAAGTGGTTAACACCAGCTACTTCATGTACTTCGCTGTGCTGGCTTCGATGATTCACGGCCTCACGGTTCCGGGTGCCATGGAAGTGGCGCAGCGCGCCAAGGGTTACAACAAGGGCCTGTTCGAGTGGTTGCGCAAGGCGCCTTGGGGCAATCCTACCTTCTCGGGGGTTTTCATCTCCATCGTCGGTTTTGGTTTCCTCGGCGGTATCTCGGGCGTGATGATGGGTACCGAGCAGCTCAACCTGATCATCCACAACACCATCTATGTGCCTGGCCACTTCCATGCGACCGTGGTGGTGGGTACTACGCTGACCTTCATGGCGCTGACGTACTTCTTGATTCCGGTGCTGTTCAAGCGGGAAACCATTTCTCCCGGTCTGGCCAAGATCCAGCCCTACCTCTTCGGTTTCTCGATGTACTTCTTCTGTCTCGTGATGATGGGGGCCGGTACCCTGGGCGTTTCGCGCAGGCACTGGGACATGGCTTTCAGCGGCGCGGCACTGGCGTATGAATGGCCCGGCGCAGCCTACCTGATGATGGGTCTTGTCGGTATCGGTGGCCTCGCTGCGATTGCTGGCGGCGGACTGTACATCTACATCACGGTCGGCTCTTTGTTGTGGGGCAAGAAGTTGGATCAAGGCGCTGTCAGCCCGCGCTTCACGCCGATTCCACCCACTGCACGGACAGCGGCTGCGCAGACTTACGGGTCGGCCGGCTTGGTAGCGCCTGGAAGTTTCGTGCTGGCCATGGTGTTCCTGCTCGCCTTCGTGCTGTATTACTTCATTAACTGGAAGTACCTCGCACAGCTGTGGGGCATGTCCTAA
- a CDS encoding SCO family protein codes for MFCFRPFAALLLACSIGAGALPAAASDASEAQSRPGLDKTLALRASQDAVGRELGEHLFRDRSGRTVALSTYRGKPLLVSFIYTGCFQICPGTTRALQIAVEALQKSVGPGQFNVVSIGFNQPEDSPGALKAFAAQFHINSDNWEFLSPRGADVPALTRDFGFLYEPTPAGFDHVLQLSLVDSQGRIVRQIYGEQLNAADLGEPLRLLLAGSPVTHERVLEGLFERVRLVCTVYDPKTGSYRVDYTLPIQIAGGVTFFVVMMVFFFREWRATRPRARQRQHLRGR; via the coding sequence ATGTTCTGCTTTCGCCCCTTTGCTGCGCTGCTGTTGGCGTGTTCGATCGGGGCGGGTGCGCTGCCTGCTGCAGCGAGCGATGCGAGCGAGGCACAAAGCAGGCCCGGCCTCGACAAGACCCTCGCCTTGCGAGCCAGCCAGGATGCGGTGGGTCGGGAACTTGGCGAGCACCTGTTTCGTGACCGTTCGGGTCGCACGGTGGCTTTGTCAACCTACCGAGGCAAACCCTTGCTCGTGAGCTTCATCTATACCGGGTGCTTTCAGATCTGCCCCGGAACTACGCGCGCGTTACAGATAGCGGTGGAAGCGCTGCAAAAAAGTGTCGGGCCAGGACAGTTCAACGTGGTGAGCATCGGCTTTAACCAGCCGGAGGACTCCCCTGGTGCGCTCAAGGCGTTTGCCGCCCAGTTTCATATCAATTCAGACAACTGGGAATTTCTCAGCCCACGCGGCGCCGATGTGCCCGCCTTGACACGCGATTTTGGCTTTCTGTATGAACCTACACCGGCCGGTTTTGACCACGTGTTGCAACTGAGTTTGGTGGATTCGCAGGGCCGGATCGTGCGCCAGATTTATGGTGAGCAACTGAACGCCGCCGATCTGGGCGAGCCGCTGCGCTTGTTGCTGGCGGGCTCGCCAGTGACCCATGAACGGGTGCTGGAAGGTTTGTTTGAACGTGTGCGTTTGGTATGCACGGTGTACGACCCGAAAACCGGCAGCTACCGCGTGGACTACACCCTGCCGATTCAGATTGCAGGCGGAGTGACGTTTTTTGTCGTGATGATGGTCTTCTTTTTTAGAGAGTGGCGCGCGACGCGGCCGCGCGCTCGTCAGCGCCAACATCTGCGCGGCCGCTGA
- a CDS encoding TetR/AcrR family transcriptional regulator has translation MSTASKYLPADERRAATVEAVIELAATQNPSDITTAAIAGHMHLTQGALFRHFPSKDAILQAVMEWVAEQLLARVERAAQDAPSPLAALEAMFLAHTAFIAEHPGVPRMMFGELQRTGDSLPRRMVRTLLGRYGERLQQLFAEGKASGEIDPALDTEAAATSFIGSIQGLVMQSMLSGDVARIRRDAPRVYAIYQRGIRSAP, from the coding sequence GTGTCTACTGCTTCCAAATACCTGCCTGCCGATGAGCGCCGCGCCGCAACCGTGGAGGCTGTCATTGAACTGGCCGCCACCCAGAATCCGAGCGACATCACCACCGCAGCGATTGCCGGCCACATGCACCTGACCCAAGGGGCATTGTTTCGCCACTTTCCATCCAAGGACGCCATCCTGCAGGCCGTCATGGAATGGGTGGCCGAGCAGTTGCTGGCCCGCGTCGAGCGGGCCGCACAGGATGCACCTTCTCCCCTGGCCGCTCTGGAGGCCATGTTTCTGGCGCACACCGCCTTCATCGCAGAGCACCCCGGCGTTCCGCGCATGATGTTTGGTGAACTCCAGCGCACGGGCGACAGCCTGCCCCGGCGCATGGTGCGCACCCTGCTGGGGCGTTATGGCGAGCGCCTGCAGCAGCTGTTTGCAGAGGGCAAGGCGAGTGGCGAAATCGACCCCGCCCTGGACACAGAGGCCGCCGCCACTTCATTCATCGGCAGCATCCAGGGCCTGGTCATGCAGTCCATGCTGTCCGGTGACGTAGCGCGCATTCGCCGCGACGCGCCGCGCGTGTACGCCATTTACCAGCGCGGCATCCGGAGCGCGCCATGA
- a CDS encoding cytochrome C oxidase subunit II: MSAILPPAERLWWKHPLDRVEGLWIAIAFAWCMVMFFMMVGWHIYGKQNLSTETYKTTPEMFSAKTQAMVDKYTVRTETDEKIPVVHPPEGSDVYLIGRLWSWWPILELEKDKTYKLHMTSMDYNHGFSLQPTNINIQVVPGYEHVMKITPNQSGQFSIVCNEFCGINHHTMVGRLYVK; encoded by the coding sequence ATGAGCGCTATTCTCCCCCCCGCCGAACGGCTTTGGTGGAAGCACCCGCTGGACCGTGTCGAAGGCCTATGGATCGCCATCGCCTTCGCTTGGTGCATGGTCATGTTCTTCATGATGGTCGGCTGGCACATCTACGGCAAGCAAAACCTCTCCACGGAAACCTACAAGACCACGCCAGAGATGTTCTCTGCCAAGACGCAGGCCATGGTCGACAAGTACACCGTACGCACCGAGACCGACGAAAAAATCCCTGTGGTGCACCCACCTGAGGGCAGCGACGTCTACCTCATCGGACGTTTGTGGTCCTGGTGGCCCATTCTCGAGCTTGAAAAAGACAAAACCTACAAGCTGCACATGACTTCTATGGATTACAACCACGGCTTCTCTCTGCAGCCGACCAACATCAACATCCAGGTGGTGCCTGGATATGAGCACGTGATGAAGATTACGCCCAACCAGTCGGGTCAGTTCTCTATCGTCTGTAACGAGTTTTGCGGCATCAACCACCACACCATGGTGGGACGCCTCTACGTCAAATAG